A genomic segment from Campylobacter sp. MIT 12-8780 encodes:
- a CDS encoding DUF2972 domain-containing protein: FKEKYLETKHPYPALLDCDVLNENLEQRQKSVEDEDKVNKSLSYADIEADIAWELNLGLPKGYKFIIITASFTAHSAVIRSLKKCDVHIMNDHVIDDIKRHFIYDYTQSLENKAAVAINITLYNVARGLLNAQRMLSFTHHTSPILWVVRDPISRLKSSLNNSWAKANLAYTFDENSDLSALDNRLYFPIDINKNLKERIKISLSINTLAYAPLFEYSQKLGFSHISFLDFKELDENKLFDTFSNLAQKFDFNTPQNKDDFSHTTHIQLFHGILPLRYTIKNTEVLISAYKDGGVEISELLGLKKDFFERKIHIYTKEENITIIKKEKALFKEQIQNFILALKNVIDYTNENLKTTERKIIDLASKDQELRLLLKETLDKEADFIKQTRPDIIASWKYYNEFEKMCEELDN; the protein is encoded by the coding sequence AATTTAAAGAAAAATATCTTGAGACTAAACATCCTTATCCTGCTTTGCTTGATTGTGATGTTTTAAATGAGAATTTAGAACAAAGACAAAAGAGTGTAGAAGATGAGGATAAAGTTAATAAAAGCTTATCTTATGCTGATATAGAAGCTGATATTGCTTGGGAGTTGAATTTGGGGTTGCCAAAAGGCTATAAGTTTATAATTATCACCGCTTCTTTTACTGCACATTCTGCTGTTATACGAAGCTTAAAAAAGTGCGATGTGCATATTATGAACGATCATGTCATTGATGATATAAAAAGGCATTTTATTTATGATTACACACAAAGCCTAGAAAATAAAGCTGCTGTAGCCATAAACATTACTTTATATAATGTTGCTCGTGGATTGTTAAATGCCCAAAGAATGCTTTCATTCACTCATCATACAAGCCCTATTTTATGGGTGGTGCGTGATCCTATATCAAGACTTAAATCAAGCCTAAACAATTCTTGGGCTAAGGCAAATTTAGCTTATACTTTTGATGAAAATAGTGATTTATCTGCCCTTGATAATAGACTTTATTTTCCTATAGATATAAATAAAAATTTAAAAGAACGCATTAAAATTTCTTTAAGTATCAATACCCTTGCTTACGCACCATTATTTGAATATAGCCAAAAATTAGGTTTTTCTCACATTTCTTTTCTTGACTTTAAAGAACTTGATGAAAACAAACTTTTTGATACTTTTTCTAATCTTGCTCAAAAATTTGATTTTAATACGCCTCAAAACAAAGATGATTTTTCTCATACTACACATATTCAGCTTTTTCATGGTATTTTACCTTTGCGTTATACAATAAAAAATACAGAAGTTCTCATCAGTGCTTATAAAGATGGAGGCGTTGAGATAAGTGAGCTTTTAGGCTTAAAAAAAGATTTTTTTGAAAGAAAGATTCATATCTATACAAAAGAAGAAAACATAACCATCATAAAAAAAGAAAAAGCTTTATTTAAAGAACAAATTCAAAACTTTATCCTTGCTTTGAAAAATGTTATTGACTATACCAATGAAAATTTAAAAACAACAGAAAGAAAAATTATTGATTTAGCAAGCAAAGATCAAGAATTAAGACTTTTACTGAAAGAAACTTTAGATAAAGAAGCTGATTTTATAAAACAAACTCGCCCTGATATCATCGCTTCTTGGAAGTATTATAATGAATTTGAAAAAATGTGTGAGGAGTTGGATAATTAA